The following proteins are encoded in a genomic region of Thermococcus henrietii:
- the gatE gene encoding Glu-tRNA(Gln) amidotransferase subunit GatE, protein MTEKFDYKELGLKVGLEIHRQLDTKKLFSPVPSELTEKVDFTFERRLRPTMSELGEIDPAALEEFKKGRKYIYEGNYELSDLVYMDEEPPRGPDREALEVTLQIAYLLNAKPVDEVHFMRKIVIDGSNVSGFQRTAIIALDGKVDTPWGSVGIPTICLEEDACRIVERKEKEVIYRLDRLGIPLVEISTTPDIHHPEQAKVVAKYIGDALRATRKVKRGLGTIRQDLNVSIRGGARVEIKGVQELDMIPLIIEREVERQLNLLKIMDELRERGVKPEDIKEEFYDVTDVFENTGSKIIARAIKKGSKVLAVKLPKFRGLIGREIQPGRRLGTEMADRAKKYVKGIFHIDELPNYGITEKEVNAVTEKLGLGELDAFVLVAADEETAKKALREVIKRAKEAIEGVPEETRRALPDGNTQYMRPLPGKARMYPETDIPSIFIPPEEKERIKANLPELPQERVERYVKEYKIDKSLAETLVNDERDELFEELVKKGVKPSLAASILVVVLKGLKKEVPIENITDEHIREAFELYLDGKIAKEAFEEIFKELAKNPEKSAKQVAEEKGLTLLSEEEVEKIIDEVIQANIEVIKAKGMGAMGMIMGRAMAKLRGRADGKLVSTLVRRKIQELSGS, encoded by the coding sequence ATGACTGAGAAGTTCGATTACAAAGAGCTCGGCCTTAAGGTCGGTCTCGAGATTCACAGACAGCTCGACACCAAGAAGCTGTTCTCACCCGTTCCGAGTGAGCTGACCGAGAAGGTTGACTTCACCTTTGAAAGACGCCTCAGACCCACGATGAGCGAGCTCGGCGAAATTGACCCCGCGGCACTTGAGGAGTTCAAGAAGGGAAGGAAGTACATCTACGAGGGCAACTACGAGCTGAGCGACCTCGTTTACATGGACGAGGAACCGCCGAGGGGACCAGATAGGGAAGCCCTTGAGGTTACCCTCCAGATTGCCTACCTGCTGAACGCCAAGCCCGTTGACGAGGTCCACTTCATGCGTAAAATCGTCATTGACGGCTCGAACGTCTCCGGCTTCCAGAGGACGGCGATAATAGCGCTCGACGGAAAGGTTGATACTCCGTGGGGAAGCGTTGGAATCCCGACGATATGCCTTGAGGAAGACGCCTGCAGAATCGTCGAGAGGAAGGAGAAGGAGGTAATCTACCGCCTCGACCGCCTCGGCATTCCGCTCGTTGAGATAAGCACGACCCCGGACATACACCACCCGGAGCAGGCGAAGGTGGTCGCTAAATACATCGGTGACGCCCTGAGGGCCACTCGGAAGGTCAAGCGCGGTCTCGGAACGATAAGGCAGGACCTGAACGTCTCGATTAGAGGCGGTGCTCGCGTCGAGATTAAGGGCGTTCAGGAGCTCGACATGATTCCGCTCATCATCGAGAGGGAAGTTGAGAGACAGCTTAACCTGCTTAAGATAATGGACGAGCTCCGCGAGAGGGGCGTTAAGCCCGAAGACATCAAGGAGGAGTTCTATGACGTTACCGACGTCTTCGAGAACACCGGGTCCAAGATAATCGCCAGGGCGATAAAGAAGGGCAGTAAGGTTTTGGCCGTTAAACTGCCGAAGTTCCGCGGTTTAATCGGCAGGGAAATTCAGCCCGGCAGGAGGCTCGGCACTGAGATGGCCGACAGGGCGAAGAAGTACGTGAAGGGCATCTTCCACATTGATGAATTGCCGAATTATGGAATTACTGAAAAAGAGGTTAATGCAGTTACTGAAAAACTCGGCCTCGGAGAGCTCGACGCCTTCGTCCTGGTCGCGGCGGACGAGGAAACGGCAAAGAAGGCCCTCCGCGAGGTGATTAAGCGCGCGAAGGAAGCTATAGAGGGCGTCCCAGAGGAGACGAGGAGGGCTCTGCCCGACGGAAACACTCAATACATGCGCCCGCTCCCCGGAAAGGCCAGGATGTATCCTGAAACGGACATACCATCGATTTTCATTCCGCCGGAGGAGAAGGAGAGGATTAAGGCAAACCTGCCCGAGCTCCCGCAGGAAAGGGTTGAGCGCTACGTGAAGGAGTACAAGATTGACAAAAGCCTGGCAGAGACCCTCGTAAACGATGAGCGCGACGAGCTCTTCGAGGAGCTCGTGAAGAAGGGGGTTAAGCCTTCCTTGGCCGCTTCAATCCTCGTGGTCGTCCTCAAGGGCCTCAAGAAGGAGGTTCCGATTGAGAACATCACGGACGAGCACATCAGGGAGGCATTTGAGCTTTACCTCGACGGTAAGATTGCCAAGGAGGCCTTTGAGGAGATATTTAAGGAGCTTGCGAAGAATCCGGAGAAGAGCGCAAAGCAGGTGGCCGAGGAGAAGGGCTTAACGCTCCTCAGCGAGGAAGAGGTTGAGAAAATCATCGACGAGGTAATTCAAGCCAATATCGAAGTCATCAAGGCCAAGGGAATGGGCGCGATGGGCATGATAATGGGAAGGGCAATGGCGAAGCTCCGCGGAAGGGCCGACGGCAAGCTCGTGAGCACCTTAGTGAGAAGGAAGATTCAGGAGCTGAGCGGGAGCTAA
- the hmgA gene encoding hydroxymethylglutaryl-CoA reductase (NADPH) — MEFEELVEKVVKGEVKLHQVEKYTDKRTATEVRRKALEKKLGVKLEHIGRYSVDPEQVIGRNIENMIGVVQIPMGVAGPLKINGEYAKGEFYIPLATTEGALVASVNRGCSALTEAGGVKTTIIDDKMTRAPLLKCPDARRAREVAEWVKENIDYLQEKAVSKVTRHGKLRDVKPFIVGNNLYLRFEFETGDAMGMNMVTISSEEIMKVIEEHFPDVKYLALSGNLCVDKKPNAMNFINGRGKTVIAEAVIPRGIVERKLKTTPELIAEVNYRKNLVGSAQAGSYGFNAHFGNIVGAIFLATGQDEAQITEGSHGITLAEVTPEGDLYISITMPSLEIGTVGGGTRVPTQREALSIMGVAGGGNPPGTNAKKFAEIVAGAVLAGELSLLAAIAAKHLAKAHKELGR; from the coding sequence ATGGAGTTTGAGGAGCTCGTTGAGAAAGTCGTTAAGGGAGAGGTAAAGCTCCACCAGGTTGAGAAATACACGGACAAGAGAACCGCGACCGAGGTCAGGAGGAAAGCCCTCGAAAAGAAGCTTGGCGTGAAGCTCGAGCACATAGGGCGCTACAGCGTAGACCCCGAGCAGGTCATCGGCAGGAACATCGAGAACATGATAGGCGTCGTCCAGATACCCATGGGCGTTGCCGGACCGCTCAAAATCAACGGCGAGTACGCGAAGGGCGAGTTCTACATACCCCTCGCCACCACCGAGGGTGCGCTCGTTGCCAGCGTTAACAGGGGTTGTTCAGCCCTGACCGAGGCAGGAGGCGTTAAGACTACCATCATAGACGACAAGATGACCCGCGCACCGCTTCTCAAGTGCCCAGACGCGAGGAGGGCCAGAGAAGTCGCGGAGTGGGTGAAGGAGAACATAGACTACCTCCAGGAGAAGGCCGTCAGCAAGGTCACCAGACACGGAAAGCTCAGGGACGTTAAGCCCTTCATAGTCGGAAACAACCTTTACCTGCGCTTCGAGTTCGAGACCGGCGACGCTATGGGGATGAACATGGTGACCATCTCAAGCGAGGAGATAATGAAGGTCATTGAGGAGCACTTCCCGGACGTGAAGTATCTGGCGCTCTCGGGCAACCTCTGCGTTGACAAGAAGCCCAACGCCATGAACTTCATCAACGGGCGCGGGAAGACCGTCATAGCAGAGGCGGTGATACCGCGCGGGATAGTCGAGAGGAAGCTGAAGACCACCCCTGAACTCATAGCAGAGGTGAACTACCGCAAGAACCTCGTCGGCTCGGCCCAGGCCGGCTCCTACGGCTTCAACGCCCACTTCGGCAATATCGTTGGGGCAATATTCCTCGCCACGGGTCAGGACGAGGCGCAGATTACCGAAGGTTCGCACGGCATAACCCTCGCCGAAGTTACGCCGGAGGGGGACCTCTACATCAGCATAACAATGCCGAGCCTCGAAATCGGAACCGTAGGAGGAGGAACGCGCGTCCCGACCCAGAGGGAGGCTTTAAGCATTATGGGCGTCGCTGGGGGAGGAAACCCGCCGGGAACCAACGCCAAGAAGTTCGCGGAGATAGTTGCCGGAGCGGTTTTGGCTGGAGAACTCTCGCTCCTCGCGGCGATAGCGGCGAAACACCTTGCGAAGGCCCATAAAGAGCTGGGACGCTAA
- a CDS encoding MinD/ParA family ATP-binding protein: MALIVVTGRGGAGKTTTTANLSSYLAMKEYRVLAVDGDLYLPNLGFHFALDTVKYTVHTLLKNPDVDPEWAIYRHKETGVYVMPGSTQLQDVLGISPRRLVDILERVKYKFGVVFVDSPTGVPFDTLPTFQVANYQLIVVEIERSPIYSFETMVKNEIEKLKALGEKYNLNIGVVLNKVRESADVVDKIIEAIEEDLDVPVLGWVPFDYNVPESINVGVPIIKYLPNSDAAVAFKEIGEVLEEWIFG; the protein is encoded by the coding sequence ATGGCACTGATAGTCGTAACGGGGCGTGGTGGAGCCGGCAAAACAACTACAACGGCAAACCTTAGCTCTTACCTTGCCATGAAGGAGTATCGCGTTCTGGCCGTTGATGGTGACCTCTACCTGCCCAACCTCGGTTTTCACTTCGCCTTGGATACTGTTAAGTACACAGTTCACACCCTCCTGAAGAACCCTGACGTTGACCCAGAGTGGGCCATATACCGCCACAAAGAAACCGGCGTCTACGTGATGCCCGGGAGCACACAGCTTCAAGACGTCCTGGGAATATCTCCGAGGAGGCTCGTTGACATCCTCGAAAGGGTGAAATACAAGTTCGGCGTTGTTTTTGTCGATTCTCCAACCGGCGTCCCGTTTGATACCCTTCCAACATTTCAAGTCGCTAACTACCAGCTTATAGTCGTTGAAATAGAGCGTTCTCCGATTTACTCATTTGAGACCATGGTTAAGAACGAGATAGAAAAGCTGAAGGCCCTCGGGGAGAAGTACAACCTCAACATCGGCGTCGTCCTGAACAAGGTTCGTGAGAGCGCCGATGTCGTTGATAAGATAATAGAAGCCATAGAAGAGGATTTGGACGTCCCCGTTCTTGGATGGGTTCCCTTCGATTACAACGTCCCCGAGTCCATCAACGTGGGAGTTCCGATAATCAAGTACCTCCCCAACAGCGACGCCGCCGTCGCGTTCAAGGAAATCGGAGAAGTCCTCGAGGAATGGATTTTTGGCTGA